A single Aspergillus chevalieri M1 DNA, chromosome 3, nearly complete sequence DNA region contains:
- a CDS encoding SUMO family protein SMT3 (COG:O;~EggNog:ENOG410PQVP;~InterPro:IPR029071,IPR022617,IPR000626;~PFAM:PF00240,PF11976;~go_function: GO:0005515 - protein binding [Evidence IEA]), translating to MAAENDFNNPTPASEPPAVEHLNIKVTDNNNEVFFKIKRSTQLKKLMDAFCERQGKQMSTVRFLFDGTRVRPEDTPDTLEMADGDTLEVHQEQIGG from the exons ATGGCTGCCGAAAACGATTTCAACAACCCCACCCCGGCGAGCGAGCCCCCAGCGGTTGAACATTTAAACATTAAAGTGAccgacaacaacaacgaaGTGTTCTTCAAGATCAAGCGCTCCACACAGTTGAAGAAACTAATGGACGCATTTTGCGAGAGACAAGGAAAGCAGATGTCTACTGTCCGTTTCCTCTTCGATGGCACCCGTGTGCGCCCAGAAGACACGCCGGATACC CTTGAGATGGCCGACGGCGACACCCTCGAAGTTCACCAGGAACAGATTGGTGGTTAA
- a CDS encoding uncharacterized protein (SECRETED:SignalP(1-20)): MQLSSILTFTVALLAGHALANPELQKRTTCQACSVGGIEGGAACCSAHVCFHRNEHVD, encoded by the coding sequence ATGCAGCTCTCCAGCATCCTCACTTTCACCGTCGCCCTCCTGGCCGGCCACGCCCTCGCCAACCCCGAGCTCCAGAAGCGCACCACCTGCCAGGCATGCAGCGTTGGTGGCATTGAGGGTGGCGCTGCCTGCTGCTCTGCCCACGTATGTTTTCACCGTAACGAGCACGTTGATTGA
- a CDS encoding uncharacterized protein (COG:Q;~EggNog:ENOG410PMJC;~InterPro:IPR036291,IPR002347;~PFAM:PF08659,PF00106,PF13561;~go_process: GO:0055114 - oxidation-reduction process [Evidence IEA]): MDILYNQFFETPAYPVAAFTGQTVIVTGSNVGLGLEAARHFARLDAAKVIIAVRNVSAGEEAKQNIEKSTGRSDVCEVWELDLASFESVKAFAARASTLPRLDVVVENAGIATNTYTKSEGHERTITVNVISTFLLALLLLPKLQETAKKIPSSTPHLSIVSSEVHSWYDLKEWKADRVFDTLSDEKTANMSQRYPASKLLEVLIVRHIAPKLAGSGVILNMLNPGLCHSSLQREIRSNAFANVAIGIAMKIFARTTEVGSRTLVAAAAAGPETHGAYMTNGREGNAALSPFVKSEEGKQAQEKIWNELSEILEGIQPGVTAVLS, from the coding sequence ATGGACATCCTATATAATCAATTCTTTGAAACCCCCGCGTATCCGGTCGCGGCTTTCACCGGTCAGACCGTTATCGTCACCGGCTCCAATGTCGGACTCGGATTGGAAGCAGCGCGGCATTTCGCTCGTCTCGATGCAGCCAAAGTCATTATCGCGGTTCGTAACGTCTCCGCTGGCGAAGAGGCGAAGCAGAACATTGAGAAATCAACCGGTCGCTCCGATGTATGTGAGGTGTGGGAACTAGACCTTGCTTCTTTCGAGTCCGTGAAGGCTTTTGCGGCGCGCGCCAGCACTCTGCCTCGTCTGGATGTTGTCGTGGAGAATGCTGGCATTGCGACGAACACATACACCAAATCCGAAGGACATGAGCGTACGATCACCGTCAACGTGATCAGCACTTTCCTTCTTGCACTGTTGTTACTCCCAAAGCTCCAAGAGACTGCCAAGAAGATTCCTTCATCTACACCTCATCTCTCGATCGTGTCGAGTGAAGTACACTCATGGTATGATTTAAAGGAATGGAAAGCGGACCGGGTGTTCGACACCCTCAGTGATGAGAAAACCGCCAACATGTCGCAGCGCTACCCAGCATCCAAGTTACTGGAGGTCCTAATTGTCCGTCACATCGCGCCAAAACTTGCGGGCTCCGGCGTTATCCTTAACATGCTCAACCCAGGCCTCTGTCATTCATCGCTCCAACGGGAGATCAGGTCCAATGCGTTTGCGAACGTGGCCATAGGCATCGCCATGAAAATTTTCGCGCGAACCACAGAGGTCGGTAGTCGTACGCTTGTTGCTGCAGCTGCGGCTGGTCCGGAGACACATGGGGCGTATATGACGAACGGTAGAGAGGGAAATGCGGCGCTGTCGCCTTTTGTGAAGAGTGAGGAGGGCAAACAGGCACAGGAGAAGATTTGGAATGAATTGAGCGAGATCTTGGAGGGTATTCAACCAGGCGTCACTGCTGTGCTTTCTTGA
- a CDS encoding putative succinyl-CoA synthetase subunit alpha (COG:C;~EggNog:ENOG410PK3B;~InterPro:IPR016102,IPR017866,IPR005811,IPR036291, IPR003781;~PFAM:PF02629,PF00549,PF13607;~go_function: GO:0003824 - catalytic activity [Evidence IEA]), translating into MAGLHALSARMPLRHTYLKPSRRFSTSSWRARYAATLPNLKIGAHTRVLFQGFTGRQATANVQESLAWGTKIVGGVKPGVEGEHLGLPVFPSVRAAQQKAKPDASAIYVPGNQTARAIEEAIEAEIPLVVAVAEHVPIHDILRIHSMLQTQSKTRLVGANCPGIISAIGKCRIGFQPLPCFAPGNVGIVAKSGTLSYETVASTTRAGLGQSLCISMGGDVLAGTNFVDALNIFEKDPDTEGIILVGEIGGTAEMDAAEWVRDYQQRCANPKPIMALIGGLEAPPGRIMGHAGAWVAPGEPDARAKYQALERVGVTMVNHPEKFGEGMRSLLSRRAATNPSSAINQKRGIHTMRRISLTRHTSPNLSHPQKVQTRSLYIKPHQALDMLKQKALTVRETPPSELESKSSFSLSLSVDRTALTPCFIASATPDFSPAKSRKFPFPYTTTDLKSKKNPLVKDIAAKLRLPETAHPRLATLVQGLWKIFREKEAFSLEVKVYPSADGKLEVYDARFGFDDAAYRSAGRQEEVHKLRDMKEEVLEEVVAEKDGIVYVKLDGEGSIGTLVNGAGLAMNTVDALTIHGGHCANFLDTGGKATSQTVKSSFQIITSDSRVKAIFVNIFGGLTRCDMIAEGIILAFRDLGLKVPVVVRLRGTNEEVGQKMIAESGLSLHAFDSFEDAAKKVISLASA; encoded by the exons ATGGCTGGTCTGCATGCATTATCCGCGCGGATGCCCCTGCGGCATACATATCTGAAGCCAAGCCGTCGCTTCTCCACGTCTTCATGGCGGGCCAGGTATGCGGCTACCCTTCCTAATTTAAAGATTGGGGCGCATACGAGGGTTTTGTTTCAGGGGTTTACGG GTAGACAG GCCACGGCAAACGTCCAAGAATCCCTAGCCTGGGGAACTAAGATCGTTGGCGGCGTGAAGCCAGGTGTCGAAGGCGAGCATCTGGGACTTCCCGTGTTCCCGTCAGTCCGAGCA GCCCAGCAAAAAGCCAAACCAGACGCATCAGCTATCTACGTCCCCGGAAACCAAACCGCTCGGGCAATCGAAGAAGCTATCGAAGCGGAGATCCCGCTCGTTGTTGCTGTAGCTGAGCATGTCCCGATTCATGATATCTTGCGG ATCCACTCCATGCTCCAAACCCAATCCAAAACCAGACTCGTCGGCGCAAATTGCCCCGGCATTATCTCGGCCATTGGCAAATGCCGCATAGGGTTTCAGCCATTGCCCTGCTTTGCGCCTGGTAATGTAGGCATTGTCGCTAAATCGGGGACTCTGAGTTATGAAACGGTGGCATCCACCACGCGTGCTGGACTGGGACAGAGTCTGTGCATTAGTATGGGCGGTGATGTGTTAGCGGGGACGAATTTCGTCGACGCCCTGAATATATTTGAGAAGGACCCTGACACAGAGGGTATCATTCTTGTTGGTGAGATTGGTGGTACTGCGGAGATGGATGCTGCGGAGTGGGTTCGGGATTATCAGCAACGTTGCGCGAATCCTAA ACCGATAATGGCTCTCATCGGTGGACTGGAAGCTCCTCCTGGCCGAATCATGGGCCATGCCGGCGCTTGGGTAGCTCCTGGTGAACCTGATGCGAGAGCTAAGTATCAAGCTCTGGAACGTGTTGGCGTGACCATGGTCAATCATCCAGAGAAATTTGGCGAGGGGATGAGGTCTCTTCTGTCTCGCAGGGCGGCT ACCAACCCCAGCTCAGCCATTAACCAAAAACGAGGGATCCATACCATGAGACGAATCTCGCTCACACGCCACACCAGTCCCAATCTATCACATCCCCAGAAAGTCCAAACCCGCTCTCTCTACATAAAACCCCACCAAGCCCTCGATATGCTAAAGCAAAAAGCCCTCACAGTCCGCGAGACACCACCCTCCGAACTAGAATCTAAATCCagcttctctctctctctctccgtCGACAGGACAGCCCTAACGCCCTGCTTCATCGCCTCTGCAACACCAGACTTCAGCCCAGCGAAATCCCGCAAATTCCCCTTCCCATACACAACCACTGACCTAAAAAGCAAGAAGAATCCACTTGTTAAAGATATTGCTGCGAAGCTGCGCCTTCCTGAAACGGCGCATCCTCGACTAGCCACTCTCGTGCAAGGGTTGTGGAAGATTTTCCGGGAGAAAGAGGCGTTTTCGTTGGAGGTTAAGGTGTATCCTTCTGCGGATGGGAAATTGGAGGTATATGATGCGCGGTTTGGATTCGATGATGCTGCGTATCGGAGTGCTGGACGGCAGGAAGAGGTACATAAATTACGGGATATGAAGGAGGAGGTTCTTGAGGAGGTTGTTGCTGAGAAGGATGGGATTGTTTATGTCAA ACTCGATGGCGAAGGTAGCATTGGCACACTAG TCAATGGCGCCGGCCTCGCCATGAACACCGTCGACGCTCTAACAATCCACGGCGGCCACTGCGCCAACTTCCTCGACACAGGCGGCAAAGCAACCTCCCAAACCGTCAAGTCATCATTCCAAATAATAACTTCAGACTCGCGCGTCAAAGCCATCTTCGTGAATATCTTTGGCGGATTGACGCGGTGCGATATGATTGCTGAGGGGATTATACTTGCGTTTCGGGATTTGGGACTGAAGGTGCCTGTTGTGGTTAGGTTGAGGGGGACGAATGAGGAGGTTGGGCAGAAGATG ATTGCCGAGAGTGGCCTTTCTCTCCACGCATTTGATAGTTTCGAGGATGCGGCGAAGAAGGTGATTAGTCTTGCTAGTGCGTAG
- a CDS encoding putative urea hydro-lyase/cyanamide hydratase (COG:S;~EggNog:ENOG410PPD0;~InterPro:IPR017771,IPR003607): MTNPITTYGLTSVPASPSVLLTSYPGPPQHPTALPITALPIPSTPLATRINAYALSNLTPQTYNHSRRVYHYGLAIKNHRFPEWEFSDETYFCACMLHDIGAMEKNLTSTRLSFEFAGGILALRVLQDVNADGDVDVDSTTGLDGADADGDIDAEERMHKGQEIAPQDQAESIAEAIMRHQDLCSQGRITALGQLLQLATVLDNTGAHESLIHPSTIEDIAKLFPRMKWSSCFVGIIKREISLKPWAHSTVLGEEEFPKKILENTLMAPYE, translated from the exons ATGACCAACCCAATAACAACCTACGGCTTAACTTCTGTCCCAGCCTCTCCATCAGTTCTCCTCACTTCCTACCCCGGCCCACCCCAACACCCAACCGCCCTCCCCATAACCGCTCTCCCAATCCCCTCAACCCCACTAGCAACCCGCATAAACGCCTACGCCTTATCCAACCTCACCCCACAGACCTACAATCATTCCAGACGGGTGTATCATTACGGCCTTGCGATAAAGAACCACCGGTTTCCGGAGTGGGAGTTCTCAGATGAGACGTATTTCTGCGCGTGCATGTTGCATGATATCGGGGCTATGGAGAAAAATTTGACTTCTACGAGGCTGAGCTTTGAGTTTGCGGGGGGAATACTAGCGTTGAGAGTTTTGCAGGATGTTAATGCTGATGGGGACGTGGACGTGGATTCGACGACGGGCTTGGATggtgcagatgcagatgggGATATCGATGCAGAGGAGCGGATGCATAAAGGACAGGAAATAGCACCACAGGATCAAGCAGAGAGCATCGCAGAGGCAATCATGAGACATCAGGATCTATGCTCACAAGGAAGAATCACTGCGTTGGGACAATTGCTCCAGTTGGCTACTGTCCTGG ATAACACCGGCGCCCACGAGTCCCTCATCCACCCCTCTACTATCGAAGATATCGCGAAGCTCTTCCCGCGGATGAAATGGAGTTCGTGCTTTGTTGGTATTATTAAACGGGAGATCAGTCTGAAGCCTTGGGCGCATAGTACGGTcctgggggaggaggaatttCCGAAGAAGATATTGGAGAATACGCTTATGGCGCCATATGAGTAG
- the NUP84 gene encoding nucleoporin Nup84/Nup107 family protein (COG:U,Y;~EggNog:ENOG410PM2X;~InterPro:IPR007252;~PFAM:PF04121;~go_component: GO:0005643 - nuclear pore [Evidence IEA];~go_function: GO:0017056 - structural constituent of nuclear pore [Evidence IEA]) has protein sequence MAPFAATRGAGGSSAGFAPINANREPNDPEIIEIDDDDDEEEPVNEDEVGEEEVTEEDEMDEDEDVPYSDEIEGEEDEEEDEGDHFAGQVNGIKARVNGYAKAAAEDSRAGETTTPELFTSAGAQQALHPLRRTADRVTRQIEAFAEKLDRFKQKGNRTDDFGRFQAAYQLVKSYQTFTQDAIQDISKQSTLKRAKMGWSASRNETAAQDPKTEEELQRLQLEANTWQLLLNLISIDNPAGHEMDKEAQETAFQKLHRYSSDREVWEQFLTADPYARECVIVMKWLEHTAKTQSEDIDSLIADLEKQAERGQGLWAHGWLYTKEAIKGQKRLRAWPQPLEPNDPGITISLLRSDKSGALITQLDPDAITRQKHLLQKQDQFHERATWMTCWKMVRQGENWTKIREWAQERLEHWRAVSLCGSSVDKVSHVGKTPVDDGTTRMMNFRSHGPWQSACSALAHNSTSEDFERAVYALLCGETEAAFKVCQNYDDYLYVHFNSVVLGRYQGFCKQFQRKLAFSPTQPATFVPEPTGYNDTSKFLQAAKGNERIGAEARNPYRTIQAVILGRGYDSFFQRLASAVSHVANSKSDGSSYVPELSSVPVDESLFIAAQDEDSLRIATHLYLVVDSIGYVRSDTQFFENVSVNVTGYISNLEERDLFDVIPLYASLLPQHLAHSALGQILLQIVDPRERKQQVRLMEKHGIDIEAVFEDQWAWVSGSVEAVEHSTTVKRYSKVLRRSDGSPYLAPVRKDLIGTSITELDDYMIRSLEWLRYIDGQWGKICHLGAQLYRRFFISGKLAAARELSRRMNLSDLSRESFGFDVAEFPMEMEDGVDASTPEPMSPSKIRLPGSAHKGSRSNGITNGAQQSILYQQSQTMRDLEALILAFDALENFATLWEKLDKYGFLFSLQSLQCINVIRNRRRRDTGTTKNLRVELQEALDEIGLNVDAILDEWLIPADNEPNVSELEEIRLTYIPELFLDYHNALYYAAHVLTGEILVQCMNLGMQVSENEHLTRSFVGAKRMRELVDALAVSSKAMVNTHSEPGKRLLGGEMLGIWNVKVDSEEDDEIRMARS, from the exons ATGGCTCCTTTTGCTGCGACCAGAGGCGCTGGCGGTTCATCCGCAGGCTTTGCGCCCATAAAT GCGAACCGGGAACCCAATGACCCTGAAATTATCGAAatcgacgacgacgatgacgaagaagaaccagtgaatgaagatgaagttgGGGAAGAGGAAGTAACGGAGGAGGACGAAatggacgaggacgaggatgtgCCATACAGTGATGAAATCGAGGGggaagaagatgaggaggaagacgagggaGACCACTTCGCAGGGCAAGTGAATGGGATCAAGGCAAGGGTAAATGGCTATGCGAAGGCCGCCGCTGAGGATTCTCGAG CAGGAGAAACCACTACCCCCGAACTCTTCACCTCTGCCGGCGCACAGCAAGCACTACATCCCCTTCGTCGGACGGCTGATCGTGTAACGCGCCAAATTGAGGCATTCGCCGAGAAGCTGGATCGGTTCAAGCAAAAGGGCAACAGGACCGATGACTTTGGACGTTTCCAGGCCGCCTACCAGCTCGTGAAGAGCTACCAGACGTTTACGCAAGATGCTATTCAAGACATTTCGAAGCAGTCTACGTTGAAGCGCGCCAAGATGGGATGGTCCGCCAGTCGAAACGAGACCGCAGCGCAGGATCCAAAGACCGAAGAGGAGCTCCAACGACTACAATTGGAAGCGAATACCTGGCAGCTCCTTCTTAACCTCATCAGTATTGACAATCCGGCCGGTCATGAAATGGACAAGGAAGCGCAGGAGACGGCATTCCAGAAACTGCACCGATATTCGTCCGATCGCGAAGTCTGGGAGCAATTCCTCACTGCGGATCCCTACGCCCGTGAATGTGTGATAGTCATGAAATGGCTCGAACATACTGCCAAGACTCAGTCTGAGGATATCGATTCGTTGATTGCCGATTTGGAGAAGCAGGCGGAGCGCGGACAAGGCCTGTGGGCGCATGGCTGGCTTTACACCAAGGAGGCTATCAAAGGACAGAAACGACTGCGCGCCTGGCCACAACCTCTCGAGCCCAACGATCCCGGTATCACTATTTCACTACTGCGTTCGGACAAGTCGGGGGCGTTGATCACACAGTTGGATCCTGATGCGATTACACGACAAAAGCACCTTCTTCAGAAACAGGATCAATTTCACGAACGAGCTACCTGGATGACTTGCTGGAAGATGGTTAGGCAGGGTGAGAACTGGACTAAGATAAGGGAATGGGCACAAGAGCGCTTGGAGCATTGGCGGGCGGTCAGTCTGTGTGGTTCTAGTGTCGACAAGGTTTCGCATGTTGGAAAGACTCCAGTGGATGACGGCACTACCCGCATGATGAACTTCCGCTCTCACGGACCCTGGCAATCCGCCTGCTCAGCTCTCGCGCATAACTCGACCTCAGAGGATTTCGAGCGTGCGGTGTACGCGTTGCTTTGCGGCGAGACGGAGGCGGCCTTCAAGGTCTGCCAAAACTATGACGACTACCTCTATGTTCACTTCAACAGCGTCGTGCTCGGTCGTTACCAAGGATTCTGCAAACAGTTTCAGAGGAAGCTTGCTTTCTCGCCCACACAACCGGCTACCTTTGTGCCTGAGCCTACTGGTTACAACGACACCAGCAAGTTCCTGCAAGCTGCCAAGGGCAATGAACGCATTGGCGCTGAAGCACGGAACCCTTACCGTACTATTCAAGCAGTCATTCTGGGCCGCGGATATGACAGCTTCTTCCAGCGGTTGGCTTCGGCGGTTTCGCACGTGGCAAATAGCAAGTCTGACGGCTCCAGCTATGTGCCTGAACTGTCGTCCGTGCCGGTTGATGAGTCGCTATTTATCGCTGCGCAGGATGAAGACTCCCTGAGAATCGCCACACACCTTTACCTTGTTGTGGACTCGATTGGCTATGTTCGCTCCGACACGCAATTCTTCGAAAACGTGTCCGTGAACGTGACTGGATACATTTCGAACCTGGAAGAAAGGGACCTGTTCGATGTCATCCCACTATATGCATCGCTTCTGCCTCAACACTTGGCGCACTCTGCTCTCGGTCAGATTCTGCTTCAAATTGTGGATCCACGGGAGAGAAAGCAGCAAGTGCGACTTATGGAGAAGCATGGGATCGATATCGAAGCTGTTTTCGAGGACCAGTGGGCGTGGGTTAGTGGTAGCGTCGAGGCGGTCGAACACTCGACGACCGTCAAACGGTATTCCAAGGTCCTACGGAGGTCTGACGGATCACCGTACCTGGCCCCTGTGCGGAAGGATCTTATTGGAACATCTATCACGGAACTTGATGATTACATGATTCGCAGTTTGGAATGGCTTCGGTATATTGACGGTCAGTGGGGTAAGATTTGCCATCTGGGCGCTCAGTTGTACCGGAGGTTTTTCA TCTCCGGTAAACTTGCCGCCGCTCGAGAGTTGAGTCGACGCATGAACCTCTCAGATCTTTCACGTGAATCGTTTGGATTCGACGTCGCTGAGTTCCctatggagatggaggatggtGTAGACGCGTCAACACCGGAGCCTATGAGTCCGAGTAAAATCAGACTCCCTGGCTCTGCGCATAAGGGGAGTCGGTCGAATGGCATCACGAATGGTGCCCAGCAGAGCATCCTGTACCAGCAATCGCAGACGATGCGTGATCTGGAGGCTTTGATTCTTGCCTTTGATGCGTTGGAAAACTTTGCCACGTTATGGGAGAAGCTTGACAAGTATggtttcctcttttctttacAGAGTTTACAGTGTATTAACGTGATCAGGAACCGTCGTCGACGGGACACTGGTACGACCAAGAACCTTCGGGTGGAACTGCAGGAAGCGCTGGACGAAATCGGGTTGAATGTGGATGCCATTCTCGACGAGTGGCTCATTCCTGCTGATAACG AACCAAATGTCTCTGAACTTGAAGAAATCCGCCTAACCTACATCCCCGAACTATTCCTCGACTACCACAACGCCTTGTACTACGCCGCGCACGTCCTCACCGGAGAAATCTTAGTCCAATGCATGAACCTAGGAATGCAAGTATCCGAGAACGAGCACCTAACGCGCAGCTTCGTCGGCGCCAAGCGCATGCGGGAACTCGTCGACGCGTTGGCCGTCTCCAGCAAGGCGATGGTGAATACGCACTCGGAGCCGGGGAAGAGGTTGCTTGGAGGCGAGATGCTGGGCATTTGGAATGTAAAGGTTGACtcggaggaggatgatgagatTCGGATGGCGAGGTCATGA
- a CDS encoding uncharacterized protein (COG:S;~EggNog:ENOG410PSUY), with product MATKSTPVKDSELQSSLRQLSLNDEGSIKDISRPAQDPKPKPSDVRRTKKKVEEVADSWEDEADSDAESGPPTPTAPTSSSTQKTTKLDTGLDNDNENDQEGPRDPPPTPISPQTSQPQQQSWPAPGAPVPAYGNPSGASPRSAGPARRPEKQTAVAGRMIAGALGIRAPKRTEEQRAYDRSVKEQEIRRRNREREEAAKAREEEERAKVAVWDD from the exons ATGGCTACAAAATCCACACCAGTTAAGG ACTCGGAGCTCCAATCCTCCCTCCGCCAACTCTCTCTCAACGACGAAGGCTCTATCAAGGATATCTCTCGCCCAGCCCAAGATCCCAAGCCAAAGCCCTCCGATGTGAGaagaacgaagaagaaggtcgaAGAGGTCGCAGACTCCTGGGAAGATGAAGCCGATTCCGACGCGGAATCTGGACCACCCACCCCTACAGCTCCTACAAGCTCAAGCACCCAGAAGACGACGAAGCTAGATACTGGGTTGGATAATGATAATGAGAACGACCAAGAAGGACCCCGTGATCCCCCACCAACCCCGATCTCCCCGCAGACATCTCAGCCGCAACAACAGTCCTGGCCCGCGCCAGGTGCTCCCGTCCCCGCATATGGAAACCCCTCTGGCGCATCGCCGCGATCCGCAGGTCCAGCGCGTCGACCTGAGAAGCAGACTGCTGTAGCGGGACGGATGATTGCTGGAGCGTTAGGGATTCGGGCGCCAAAGAGGACGGAGGAGCAGAGGGCGTATGACCGGTCTGTGAAGGAGCAGGAAATTAGGAGGAGGAATCGCGAGAGGGAGGAGGCTGCTAAGGcgagggaggaggaggagagggcgAAGGTTGCAGTTTGGGATGactga
- the CMC4 gene encoding Cx9C motif-containing protein 4, mitochondrial (COG:S;~EggNog:ENOG410PSGY;~InterPro:IPR009069,IPR027179;~PFAM:PF08991), with protein MGLKEDLNYDPPCHPRACAIQACLTKNSYREDKCQAQIDALYECCNAFYQKEGDEGKTVSCPKANLLRLKLKQRAEARG; from the exons ATG GGCCTCAAGGAAGATCTGAACTACGATCCTCCATGCCATCCTCGAGCA TGCGCTATCCAAG CCTGCCTAACCAAAAATTCGTATCGCGAAGACAAGTGCCAAGCGCAAATCGATGCCTTATATGAATGCTGTAACGCTTTCTACCAGAAGGAAGGCGACGAGGGCAAGACCGTGAGCTGTCCGAAAGCCAACCTGTTGCGATTGAAGCTGAAGCAACGGGCGGAGGCACGGGGCTGA